Part of the Rhizoctonia solani chromosome 2, complete sequence genome is shown below.
TCATAACCTTTGTATATAATGTAGACAAAGTTCCCCATAATCATTTTCGACTTAATCAATCCCCACATGCCAAACGTGGTGACATATTACACATGTATCCCTCAGCCTGTAATCACTACTCACAGACGACATAAATATCAATATTCAGTCATCAGTCTCACACAAACCAAGTGAACTTAACTACCCTAACTATACTCATATGATCAATCATCCAATGATGTAATTCCATATTTGATCCACCCCGTCTTTTATATCGGTTTGCACCTCCCTCGCGCCGCAATTGAGTAAGACTCTATACTGATCAACGCGGGCAGCGTGCAAACCGATCAACTCCTCTATTTGACTTTTCATCTGCATAATGTTAGCCTCCTCCATTTTGTGTGATTTGCTAAAGAAACGGTCCATCTTGCTCTTGAACTTCGCGGCCCGCATGGTTAGCCTTGTTTTAGTCGTGCTCGTTGACAATTTTGTTTTTCCGGACATCGCTGATCGTTGGTCAGAAGGGGCCGCACCCCCTGGGATTATCGGCTCTCCTTCGTGCTGCAAGTCTTTTATTATGAACAGATTTCAAACGGTTGAACCGGTAGAGAACTCATACCGCTACTCTGATCTTAATGTTCATAGACTGTGTAAAGGAATTAATGCGCGCACGCAGAGCCATTTCTTGGACCTTCTCGCCAGCTTGAATTGTCTGGGAGTAGATGTTGTACCGAAGGTCATATGGTGGAATTGGTAAGGCTCACCTGCACCTCCAGGGCCCTTTTCAGCTGAGAGGTCTCTGATTCAATATAGATGCGTGTTTGCTTCTCCCATTCGACAAATGCAGCTCTAACAGGGCCTCCTAAAGTATAACGCACTATGATTAGCGAGTTATGAACGATTAAGTATATCCCACCATCTTTGCATGCCCATATTGATTTCCATTCGTCTGGATCTGAATACCAGGCATCGCACACCTCTGTCGGGTCAAGGAGACTTTTTACAGCAGCAATGAGATTTTCGACCTTGTCCTTGGAATATTGCTCCCATTTGATCTTGACCTCATCGATACGATTCTGCATGACTTGCTCGTATTCTTCATTGGTTACGTTCGGAGACAATAATCGCCATATACCACTCGCAATTACTCTTTTATGGCTCTCCAAGTAAGCTCTATTAAGAACCTCGCGAAACGCGGTACTCCAATATTCCTCGATCTCATGCTTCAAGCGCCCAACCTCGCCGCTCATACCGCGTTGGCGGCGATTCGAATCAGACTCGAGACAGAAGTTACAATGATCGGCATGTCTCAATACTGGACTTGCGTGGATAAGTATACTCGACAACCGCGATAGCTGACCCCAATCATAAGCAAAATTAAAGCTATCGTCAAGGCTCCAGTTGACAGTACACGTTTGTAGCCGAGCATTGTTTTCCAAGTCAGACTTCTTGTAAAAGTCCGTAAAGGGGCTGTTTGGCGATCTCCAGGGGCTTCTTCCCTCATTCTTTCCCAAGTATCGAGGTCAAACCTTGGCTATCGTTGCTATGCAGGGTACATACCTCTTTTCCCATACCCGCCCAATCAGAAACCCCACACGCGGTACATAGCGTCAAGGTTTGAGCAAAGAAATAACAGTTGTAACGCTGTAGAGTGTACAGCTTTGCATGGTTTTGAATCGAGCGACACACTCGGAGGATAAGCCCTACATGGACCAGCACCTTAAACTCCAACTCGATTAAACAGTCTGAGCGCGAATAGAGTGAAGCATCAAACGAAGTTACTTGCTCCATCGTATCTCGAGCTGTCACTCCGTCCCGGAATATCGAATCAAGCGGCATCTCCTCGTCAGGTAGCTGACGCCGGTCGATTCGCCAGTACGTGCCTGCTCGAAGGCGAAACACAACAAACTCGTGATAGAACGGTCCGTCACGCTCTTTACGCAGCTGTAGGGTCTGGATGTATGGATTGTTGCTATGATTGTTATACCAGTCGGTTAGAGGCTGGCTGTCCTTTCCTCCATCGAATGTGATGTTGAATGGCTCCTGAAGACGTAAGACTTTTCGTTGAGCGACAATAAGCGCGTTGGAGCTAGGATATGACGCGCCCGGTAGGCGGTCAGGTCTAATTCGAGACATAGTAGATGGAAATAAATAGAGGTCTGGGTGGGGAGAGGGTTTGGCTGAAAAACGTATGATCGATAATTGTAACTATCATATATAGTAGTCCTTTCTTCCTGTGGCTTCTTAGGCGCCTATCTATTGCCTTAGTTTGGCAAACATACAGAGTAGCCATCTGCGGGTGGCCAAACTAGTTCTATATCAAATATAGCTAATTGCAACCAGTGTTCTTTTTACCCTGTACGTAACAATTTTGCACAACAATGCATTATCTAATGGCGAGGGAGCCGACGCTGTACAAAGGATTGTTGCATGCCACACAAAGGAACTGAAGAGACACACTCATGCCTTGGATAGTTTTACGCTAACAGTGGTATGTCGCTTTTATTTGGCATCAAGCCAGTTTGTGGTATCGTTCCAAACTTCAATCTAGATCCCCTACAATATGAAGAAGTCGACCAGATACATTTAAGTAATTTTTTATACGATCTTTCGTCAAAATCGTCTAAAAGAGACACCTTACTGAGTTAGCATACATGATCTTGCAGGCTCGCTGCGCATGTACACTATGCATTTCAATAGTTAAAATATCAAATGAACCATAAGCATTATCGTTTGCGCGCATATATAGGAAGAGTGACAATTTTACTGGATCAGCCGATGAGATAGTTCCAGACTTTATCCAATCCCTCTGTCATATCTTTTTGACTGCCTCTGCATCACAGTCCAAGAATACTTTGTAGTACTCAACGCGATCGGCGTGCAATCTGATCAACTCCTCTATCTGTTTTCTCATCTGTACGATGTCAGCATCTTCCATTTTATGTGATCTACCAAAGAAACGAAGCATCTTGTTCTTTAGCAGAATAGCTCCCTTAGTCAACACAGTGTTGATTGTTCTCATTGTCTTCCCTGATCTTTTTGTTTTTCCGGACATCACCGTTCGCTGATCGGCGGGAGCCGCACCTTCTGGAACTATTAGATCCCCTTCACGTTGCTATGATCCGGTTGTTAGCAAATGCAAAGAGACATCCATGAAGGTGGGGCTCGTATACGCACGGCAACTAGGATTTTAATCGCCATAGACTGGTCAAATGATATAAGACGTGCGCGCATTGCTGCTTCCTGGGCCTTTAGGCCAGCTTGAATTGTCTGAAAATTTCCCGTTAGCAGGAGCCGCACGATACATGCTACAAGGCTTACCTGATGTTCAAGAGCCGCTTCCAGGTGAGAGATCTCCGATTCGACAAAGGCTCGTATTTCTTTCTGCCATTCATCCATTGCAGCTTGAACCGGTCCTCCTAAGTAAGTGTTAAAAATAGGTCGAGTTTTGGGCCAGTGAGACCGTCTCACCATCTTTGCATGTCCACGTTAGTTTCCACTCGTCGGGGTTTGGATACCAAGCATCACAAATCTCCATCGGATCGAGGAGATCTTCCACATTTCCAAAAAGTTTGTCCACCCGGCCCTTGGCATATTCTCCCCATCTCTCTCTAACCTCTTCGATGCTGTTTTCCACCACTTGCTTACAATCTTTGTCGGCTACATTTTGCGAAACTAAGCTCCACACACCACTCGAAACAAGTCGTCTATGATTCGCCAGATAGGACTTTTCAAGGATTTCACGAAACACTCTGTTCCAGTATTCTACGAGTTCATTCTTGAGGCGATCGACTTCGCCGCCTAGGCTGCGCTGGCGGTGAACAGTCTGAGATTCTGAGCAAAACTTGCAATGATCGGCATGTCTCAATAATGGACTTGTATGGATAAGCACACGCGACAGTCGCGAAAGTTTCTCCCAGTCATGAGTAAAGATGTCGGTAGGGTTCCATTTAAAGTTAGCCAGACGAGCCTCATTCTCCAAGTCAAACTCTTTACAAAAGTCTGTAAATGGACCGTTTGGCGACATCCAGGGGCCCTTTCTCTTGCTCTGTTCCAAGTTTGGAGGGTGAGTACTTTGCGTAGTTTGAATGCGAGGCATATATACACTCGCCTGTTCGCCCACACCTGCCCAATCCGAAGCCCCGCATGCTACACAAAGCGTCAGCGCTTGGGCGAAGAAATAACAGTTATGCTTCTGTAGAGTGTACCGCCTTGCGTGTTTCTGAATCGAGCGGCACGCTCGGAGGACAAGTCCTATGTGAACCTGGACTTTGAACTCCAGCTCGACCATGCAACTCGAGCGACCGTGCATCACACCATCGAGCGAGCTTACTTGCTCAATTGTATCTTGCGCCGTTACTCCATCCCCAAACGCTGAGTCGAGTGGCTTTTTTTCATCAGGTAGCTGACGCCTGTCGATTCGCCAGTACGTGCCCGCTCGAAGGCGAAACACAACAAACTCGTGATAGAACGGTCCGCTAGTCTCTTTACGCAGCTGTAGGGTCTGGACGTAGGGGTTATCTTTATGATCATTATACCATTTGGTCATAGGCTGGCTATCGTTTCCTTCATCGAATGTAATGTTAAATGGATCTTTGAGACCGAGTACTTTCCGCTGGGCGACAACTAGTGCGTTAGAGCCAGCATACGATGCGCCCGGAAGGCGGTCAGGTCGGATCCTAGACATGGGAGAATGCGAAGACAAGAGGATGTAGGGTGGTTTTGGGTTGGAAGATGTTTATAGCTATGAAGTGCGTAAAGTACTACACGCGCATTCCGCATGCTTCTGCCATAGTTTCTTTGGCGCTAGTCCGCTGCTTCAGCCCCTATGGCCATATCCGCAAATGGCTACGCCACCTCTTCAGAATGTAGGCAGCAAGTATCACACAAAACCACACGTGGTACCATAAAGCCagacacacacacacacaaaaCAGCCGTTCAGGCCTGTATTATAACCTTTTCTTACTTGACAGCCGTAACTAAAACAGAAAGGGTTTCACAAGGCACAATCGCAAGGGACCATCACGTATTGATAGCTCCCCCCAAATCCCCCTATTCTGAGGGAACCCTGGGACGCAGACGCCTGGCGCGTTGGCGCGCTCGATCGCGATGCGATAAATTACTGGCACGCATACACGAGGATAAGTGCACTGCTTTGTGATACACTTGGTGGGGACTTGCTTTCGGATTTGACGGGTTCCCGACAAACTCAGAGCCCTTTCCGGTCACACGCCAAGTACACAGAACACCACTTGTCGGGTCCCATGCGCAGCGAGCCGGTCAATTGAGAAAACATTCCGACCCCACGAGTGAATTTCAAATATCGAGGCCACGCTGAGCTTCTCTCCACACCCGTTCGTGGAGCCAACCGTCGCACCGCCCTCGGTAAATCATTTCCACACAAACCAAGACATCTCCGTCGCACCGCCAACCCGACTTTGCATGCGAATATTAATCCAATCAAAAAGGAGCGCTAGTTAATACGATATGTAGTAAACACAAAGCCGAGTCAAGTCCGTACGAACAACATGCAAACACTACTGTTCAAGGCAGGGGCGGGAGGGTCGTACTAAAAAAAAACTAAAACTATGCAACGAAATAAAATCCAATCAACATGACAAATCGTGTCCGTTTTTTAAGCAATACCAGAGTCTGTATATCTGTGGTGTTGTTTAAAGTAGCAATGCGACACCTGCGGCGATACCAACCAGGGCACCGACGAGGCCTCCCACTGCGCGAGTGGCGCCGTTGGATCCCCCAGATGATTGACCACTGTTGGAGCCGGAGCCAGAGGTGGCGCTGGATTGGGAACCAGAGGCGGTATGAGTGCCGGTGCTAGCAGGGGAGCTAGAGTTCGACGAAGTCTCAATGTATGCCTCGGACAACGGCTTCTTCAAGCACTCGACAATGGACATCATGTTGAACTTGCGGGCCTGGGCGTCAGGAAGAACATAGCCAACGGCAAGATCAACAGTTTGTTGGTACAAATCGTGGGCAAGGACGATGAAACCAGTGCTGAGTTCGCCAGCAGTATCAAGAATCTTGTCAAACGAGTTGAGAACTTCGGCGGCGGAAAGACCGGAAGGAATGTGCCAGTCGTTGGTATCGAAGCTTCCGCCGTTAGCGCTAGTCCAGATTATAGGAGTAAGCTTCATGGCATTGGCAATCGCGCGAACACGGTCGTCAATATCACCATAAGGAGGACGCATAGTGTTGGGGGTAACACCGGTAATTTGTTTAATAGCCTCACGTGTCCATCCAAGCTCGGCAATAATTTGCTCGTTGGTCAAGGTGGTAAGAGTTGGGTGAGACCAGGTGTGAACAGAGAGTTGATGTCCACCCATGTACTCGGCCTGCAACATCTCGGGCCTAGAAATCGCACGCGAACCGACAACAAAGAATGTGGACTTGATGTTGTTAGCATCGAGGTAGTTGAGGAGATCGGGGGTGTATGGCGACGGGCCGTCATCAAACGAAAGACCCCAGGTTGCTATACGAATCAAAGCAGTTGTCAGTTATTTGTTTGTGGGGTAACAGTTTGGGAATGTTCAAACACACCCTTGTCGGGACAAGTCGTAATGTCGGTTTCGCGCGAGCAGCCTCCGCATGTCCACCAGCAGTTTCCTTGAGCCGTGGCATTTGCAAGAGCGGCTGCGTTTGCCGGGTCTCCACACCCTGTTGCCAAGAACGTATATGAGATCATGACGTCAGGACAAGCCAAAGATGTTGCGCACCTCCAAGCTGGGTTTGCCCAATATTCGGAATCTTAATACCCGAGTTGGTGACTTCTTGGATCCACTGCTTCACTTGGGGACTGTCGAGAGGGGGATTTGGTCGAGAGCGGGCCAGTTGGCAGCGGTGATGGCAGCTACAGGGTTTATTTGTTAGATAAATAGCCGGTATTGATAAGCTCGCTTATCACTCACAGGTCGGCAAAGGCGGAGCACCAGAGATTGGAGGAGTCGCACCCGCTGCGTATGTCGTGTGTAGTGCAACAGTAGCTTGGGTAGGTGCACTTGCATAGATCGATGACAGGGGCACAGCCGTCGGGTTCGTTGACGACAACGCAGGTGGGGCTATCGAGACGTTAGCTCGCTTCAACAACACCAATGCCAATTGCACTCACAAA
Proteins encoded:
- a CDS encoding chitin deacetylase, which gives rise to MIALTAVLAAAAVVNAQITPRQAATSTANVSPPALSSTNPTAVPLSSIYASAPTQATVALHTTYAAGATPPISGAPPLPTCDCHHRCQLARSRPNPPLDSPQVKQWIQEVTNSGIKIPNIGQTQLGGCGDPANAAALANATAQGNCWWTCGGCSRETDITTCPDKATWGLSFDDGPSPYTPDLLNYLDANNIKSTFFVVGSRAISRPEMLQAEYMGGHQLSVHTWSHPTLTTLTNEQIIAELGWTREAIKQITGVTPNTMRPPYGDIDDRVRAIANAMKLTPIIWTSANGGSFDTNDWHIPSGLSAAEVLNSFDKILDTAGELSTGFIVLAHDLYQQTVDLAVGYVLPDAQARKFNMMSIVECLKKPLSEAYIETSSNSSSPASTGTHTASGSQSSATSGSGSNSGQSSGGSNGATRAVGGLVGALVGIAAGVALLL